DNA from Bos indicus isolate NIAB-ARS_2022 breed Sahiwal x Tharparkar chromosome 15, NIAB-ARS_B.indTharparkar_mat_pri_1.0, whole genome shotgun sequence:
TGCATTTGATGAATTGAAATATTGCATTACTGAAGAAATCCTTCAATAGCCAGATGTATGTTACTGGatgtcagtgtcttttccaacacaTAACAATGAGAAGAATTGGTCTTCATGTTTTTGTAAtctttgtgatttttaatttgGATAGGATCGTGGCATACTCATTTTTTGGATAATGCTAGACTACAACAGGAGCAACCTTCAACTTACCACCTTCCTGCTACTTGGCATTCCAGGGTTGGAGGATGCCCATCTATGGATCTCCATCCCCTTCTGTCTGGTCTACCTACTGTCACTGATGGGAAATGTTGCTCTTTTATTAATTATCAAGACAGATCGCAAACTGCATGAACCTATGTACCTCTTTCTATGCATGCTGTCAGTTGCTGATTTGATGCTTACTTCTTCTACACTTCCCAAGATACTCAGTCTCTTCTGGTTCAATGACAGAGAGATCTACTTTGAAGCCTGCCTTACTCAAATGtattttatccattctgtatctACTATGGAATCTGGGTTTATCTTGGCCATGGCTTTTGACCGATTTGTAGCTATCTGCCACCCCCTAAGACATTCCACTATCTTAACACCCACAGTGATTGTAGGCTTGGGTTTGCTTATTGTCTTCAGAGGAGCTGTACTTCTCAGTCCACACCCCTTTCTACTAAGATGGCTTTCCTACTGCAAAACTAATGTCATCTCCCATACTTACTGTGAGTTTATGGCCCTGATAAAGCTGGTTTGCTCTGAGACCAAGAGTCGTAGAGCCTACAGCCTAATTGTGGCATTCCTGACAGGAGGATTGGATTTCATACTGATCATCTGTTCTTATGTCCTTATTCTTTTCACAGTGTTTAATCTCCCATCCAAAGCTGCCCGCCTCAAGACCTTGAGTACCTGTGTCTCTCATGTATGGGTCATTTTGGTGTTTTATACAccagcttttttctcttttctcactcaTAGGTTTGGTCACCACATTGCTCCACCTGTCCACATTTTTATAGCCAATATATACTTTCTCATTTCACCCATGATGAATCCTATTATTTATGGTGTTAAAACCAAAAGAATCAGGGACGGATTCCTTAAATTCTTAACAATCAAATGTGTTCAACTTTGCAGTTTGTGAGTCCCCAGATCATCAACAGAGATAAGGGTTTTATTAAACAGGAAATGTTGCAAATGAATCAGCATTACCTTGAAGTGAAAAACTTTTCAGCTAAATCTTGGATTCATACAAGCTAGAAAGTTTGGTAAGTATATTGATTTCAGTGAGA
Protein-coding regions in this window:
- the LOC109568974 gene encoding olfactory receptor 52K2-like, with the translated sequence MLDYNRSNLQLTTFLLLGIPGLEDAHLWISIPFCLVYLLSLMGNVALLLIIKTDRKLHEPMYLFLCMLSVADLMLTSSTLPKILSLFWFNDREIYFEACLTQMYFIHSVSTMESGFILAMAFDRFVAICHPLRHSTILTPTVIVGLGLLIVFRGAVLLSPHPFLLRWLSYCKTNVISHTYCEFMALIKLVCSETKSRRAYSLIVAFLTGGLDFILIICSYVLILFTVFNLPSKAARLKTLSTCVSHVWVILVFYTPAFFSFLTHRFGHHIAPPVHIFIANIYFLISPMMNPIIYGVKTKRIRDGFLKFLTIKCVQLCSL